One genomic window of Fusarium fujikuroi IMI 58289 draft genome, chromosome FFUJ_chr01 includes the following:
- a CDS encoding probable ubiquinol-cytochrome c reductase complex core protein 2 precursor codes for MISRSSLARTAQQAARQACRVQRRTYAAAASTGSYETSDVTGLKVASRDAHGPTTTLAVVAKAGTRYQPLPGLSVGLAEFAFKNTQRRSALRITRESELLGGQLASSHSREAVVVEASFLREDLPYFTELLAEVISLTKYTTHEFHEDVERVLHAKQAVLNADVAATALDNAHAIAFHTGLGSSLLPSSSTPYQKYLNEEYIASYADVAYAKPNIALIADGASPDSLSKWVGQFFKDVPSAPRSGQTLKTDATKYFGGEQRTSSSAGNSIVIAFPGSGYDSTKPEHAVLAALLGGQSTIKWAPGFSLLAKATAGTSGLTVNTSNLTYSDAGLLAVQLSGPAASVRKGAEETAKVLKSIADGQASQEDVKKAVAYAKFNLLNQNQLRQPSIALAGSGIVNSGKPYDSVAIAKAIDGVSAESIKTAAKTLLEGKATVSTVGDLFVLPYAEEIGLRV; via the exons ATGATCTCGAGATCGTCCCTTGCGCGAACTGCGCAGCAGGCTGCCCGCCAGGCCTGCCGCGTCCAGCGACGAACCTACGCCGCCGCTGCTTCGACCGGATCATACGAGACCTCGGATGTGACTGGCCTCAAGGTTGCCTCGCGGGATGCTCACGGTCCTACTACTACGCTTGCTGTTGTGGCCAAGGCCGGTACTCGCTACCAACCGCTTCCTGGCCTTTCTGTTGGCCTCGCCGAATTTGCGTTCAag AACACCCAGCGACGATCTGCTCTTCGCATTACTCGCGAGtctgagcttcttggtggtCAATTGGCTTCCTCTCACTCCAGGGAGGCTGTTGTTGTCGAGGCTAGCTTTCTCCGCGAGGATCTTCCTTACTTCACCGAGCTCCTCGCTGAGGTCATCTCCCTGACCAAGTATACCA CTCACGAGTTCCacgaggatgttgagcgtGTTCTCCACGCCAAGCAGGCTGTCCTCAACGCCGACGTCGCCGCCACTGCTCTCGACAACGCCCACGCTATCGCTTTCCACACTGGTCTCGGCTCCTCCCTCCTCCCCAGCTCCTCAACTCCTTACCAGAAGTACTTGAACGAGGAGTACATTGCTAGCTACGCGGACGTCGCTTACGCTAAGCCCAACATTGCTCTCATTGCCGACGGTGCCTCTCCCGATTCTCTCTCCAAGTGGGTTGGCCAATTCTTCAAGGACGTGCCTTCTGCCCCTCGAAGTGGCCAAACTCTCAAGACGGACGCCACCAAGTACTTTGGTGGTGAGCAGCGAACAAGCTCCAGTGCTGGCAATTCTATTGTTATTGCTTTCCCCGGCTCCGGTTATGACTCCACCAAGCCTGAGCACGCTGTGCTGGCTGCCCTCCTCGGTGGTCAGTCCACCATCAAGTGGGCTCCTGGCTTTAGCCTCCTGGCCAAGGCCACTGCTGGCACCTCCGGTCTTACTGTCAACACCTCCAACTTAACCTATTCCGATGCTGGCCTCCTTGCTGTTCAGCTCAGTGGTCCTGCTGCCTCTGTCCGCAAAGGTGCTGAGGAGACTGCCAAGGTGCTCAAGAGCATAGCAGATGGCCAAGCGAGCCAggaggatgtcaagaaggccgTTGCCTACGCCAAGTTTAACCTTCTGAACCAGAACCAGCTCCGCCAACCCAGTATCGCGCTCGCTGGCTCTGGTATCGTCAACAGCGGCAAGCCTTACGACTCTGTCGCCATTGCCAAGGCTATCGATGGTGTCTCCGCTGAATCCATTAAAACC GCTGCCAAGACTCTCCTTGAGGGCAAGGCCACCGTTTCAACTGTCGGTGATCTGTTCGTGCTGCCCTACGCTGAGGAGATTGGTCTGCGAGTATAA